The genomic segment ATTACGCGACGCGCGCCGGAGTTGTCGGCGACGTTCAGCATAGTCTGTTCTTGGATCATTTCAGTGCTCCGCTAATGTCAACTACTACTTCGGGACCTAAATATCAGGTCGTTAAAAATCCCCATAATCGAGGGCGCGGCATTATAACACCGCTCACAGGATATGGGTAGAAAAAATAAACGGCTCATCGCTGAGCCGTTTATTCTGTTAGAGAGCGCTACTCTATTACAGAATCGCTTTCTCTACAACGCGAACCAGCGTCCAAGACTTAGTCTTAGACAGCGGGCGGCATTCGCGGATTTCAACCACGTCACCGATACCGCATTCGTTGTTCTCGTCATGTACGTGCAGTTTGGTCGTACGCTTAATGAATTTACCGTAGATCGGGTGTTTCACAAAACGCTCGATGGCAACAACAATGGATTTCTCCATTTTGTCGCTAACAACGCGACCTTGCAGAGTACGGATTTTATCGGTCATTACGCACCCGCCTTCTCAGTCAGTAAAGTCTTAACGCGTGCGACATCACGACGCACTTGCTTCAACAGGTGAGTCTGTTGCAGCTGGCCACTTGCAGCCTGCATACGCAGGTTGAACTGCTCGCGCAGCAGGTTAAGCAGCTCGGTGTTCAGCTCTTCAACACTCTTCTCACGCAGCTCTTTTGCTTTCATTACATCACCGTCTTAGTTACAAAGGTGGTTTTAATCGGCAGTTTCGCTGCTGCCAGCTTGAATGCTTCACGGGCCAGCTCTTCCGGCACACCGTCCATTTCGTACAGGACTTTACCCGGCTGAATTAAGGCAACCCAATACTCTACGTTACCTTTACCTTTACCCATACGCACTTCCAGCGGCTTTTCGGTGATCGGTTTGTCCGGGA from the Cronobacter condimenti 1330 genome contains:
- the rpmC gene encoding 50S ribosomal protein L29, translating into MKAKELREKSVEELNTELLNLLREQFNLRMQAASGQLQQTHLLKQVRRDVARVKTLLTEKAGA
- the rpsQ gene encoding 30S ribosomal protein S17, producing MTDKIRTLQGRVVSDKMEKSIVVAIERFVKHPIYGKFIKRTTKLHVHDENNECGIGDVVEIRECRPLSKTKSWTLVRVVEKAIL
- the rplP gene encoding 50S ribosomal protein L16, which translates into the protein MLQPKRTKFRKVHKGRNRGLAQGTDVSFGTYGLKAVGRGRLTARQIEAARRAMTRAVKRQGKIWIRVFPDKPITEKPLEVRMGKGKGNVEYWVALIQPGKVLYEMDGVPEELAREAFKLAAAKLPIKTTFVTKTVM